A genomic segment from Yimella sp. cx-51 encodes:
- a CDS encoding GNAT family N-acetyltransferase yields the protein MHIPSETEARAVLEALPGLNWQPFGRDDLPDIAAFYAVCEEHDHNPDRSSLTGLQEFWDSPRSRPEHDTLVARDETGTVVATAWAGCNRAVTEKRGVYLGGAVHPAHRDRGIGRAVLNWQMAHGNSWDQQTREDRFGPLDMRLYAPVDQADVRDLAQRAGLEVERYFFEMRRMADGTEVWPSVEGIDIVDWNPARSAEAMSVVNESFKDHWGFTPMTREMWDEGISADTFRPHWTLLAVERTTDRVVGVVINSAYEQDWAAEGVTEGYSDDLGVLRSHRGRGIASALLRASMVRFAEAGLEAAALGVDADNPSGALRLYEGLGFERTASTCVHRYVASTD from the coding sequence ATGCACATTCCGTCTGAGACCGAAGCCCGCGCTGTACTCGAGGCTCTACCCGGCCTGAACTGGCAACCGTTCGGACGTGACGACCTACCCGACATCGCAGCTTTCTACGCGGTCTGCGAGGAGCACGACCACAATCCCGACCGGTCATCACTCACCGGCCTGCAGGAGTTCTGGGATTCACCCCGCAGCCGCCCCGAACACGACACCCTGGTGGCCCGCGACGAGACGGGCACCGTGGTGGCGACCGCGTGGGCCGGCTGCAATCGAGCCGTCACCGAGAAGCGCGGGGTGTATCTCGGCGGGGCGGTGCACCCCGCACATCGCGACCGCGGCATCGGCCGCGCGGTGCTCAACTGGCAGATGGCCCACGGCAACTCGTGGGATCAACAGACCCGCGAGGACCGCTTCGGCCCCCTGGACATGCGCTTGTACGCCCCGGTCGACCAGGCGGATGTCCGCGATCTCGCCCAGCGTGCAGGCCTGGAGGTCGAGCGCTACTTCTTCGAGATGCGCCGCATGGCGGACGGCACCGAGGTCTGGCCGTCCGTCGAGGGCATCGACATCGTCGACTGGAATCCTGCGCGATCGGCGGAGGCGATGTCGGTGGTCAACGAATCGTTCAAGGATCACTGGGGATTCACCCCGATGACCCGCGAGATGTGGGACGAAGGCATCAGCGCTGACACGTTCCGGCCCCACTGGACGCTGCTCGCGGTCGAGCGCACCACCGATCGGGTGGTCGGCGTGGTGATCAACAGCGCGTACGAACAGGACTGGGCCGCCGAAGGAGTCACCGAGGGCTACAGCGACGACCTCGGTGTCCTACGCTCACACCGCGGACGAGGTATCGCCTCCGCGCTGCTGCGCGCGTCAATGGTGCGGTTCGCCGAGGCCGGGCTCGAAGCAGCCGCGCTCGGGGTCGACGCAGACAATCCTTCCGGCGCGCTACGCCTGTACGAAGGCCTGGGCTTTGAACGCACCGCGAGCACCTGCGTCCATCGCTACGTGGCAAGCACCGACTGA
- a CDS encoding o-succinylbenzoate synthase, which translates to MNLPPLDDLLTSMHVVSLPLNTRFRGVEHREVALIEGVAGWGEFGPFLEYEPPEASRWLASAIEAAYDGFPSPVRELVAVNATVPAVAPDAVPTVLARYDGCTTAKVKVAERGQSLQHDIERIASVRAVMGSSANVRIDANGGWRVDEALHAIQALRGYDLEYVEQPCASVEELAELRKRLARNGIDVLIAADESIRKVEDPLRVKALGAADVAVVKVAPLGGVRNALRIAEQMELPVVVSSALDSSVGMSAGVAFAAALPELPFACGLGTIELFDGDVVADSLVPQQGSLRTRQITPGPMLLERWGASPDRQHWWRSRIAAAYEYL; encoded by the coding sequence GTGAACCTTCCACCCCTGGACGACCTGCTCACGTCGATGCACGTCGTCTCCCTCCCCCTCAACACCCGCTTTCGTGGGGTCGAGCATCGTGAGGTCGCGCTGATCGAAGGCGTTGCCGGATGGGGTGAGTTCGGGCCGTTCCTGGAGTACGAGCCGCCGGAGGCGTCCCGCTGGTTGGCGTCCGCGATCGAGGCGGCGTACGACGGATTCCCCTCTCCTGTGCGCGAACTCGTAGCAGTCAATGCGACCGTGCCCGCTGTCGCGCCGGATGCCGTGCCGACGGTTTTGGCCCGGTACGACGGCTGCACGACCGCGAAGGTGAAGGTGGCCGAACGCGGCCAGTCGTTGCAGCACGACATCGAACGCATTGCCTCGGTGCGCGCGGTGATGGGGTCGAGCGCGAACGTGCGCATCGACGCCAACGGCGGCTGGAGGGTCGACGAAGCATTGCACGCGATCCAGGCACTACGCGGCTACGACCTGGAATACGTGGAACAACCGTGCGCCTCGGTCGAGGAGCTGGCCGAGCTGCGAAAACGCCTGGCCCGCAATGGGATCGACGTGCTCATCGCGGCCGACGAGTCGATCCGCAAGGTGGAGGATCCGCTGCGGGTGAAGGCGCTGGGCGCCGCGGATGTCGCGGTCGTGAAGGTGGCGCCACTCGGCGGTGTGCGCAATGCACTGCGGATCGCGGAACAGATGGAGCTGCCGGTGGTTGTTTCGTCCGCCCTCGACAGCAGTGTCGGAATGTCGGCAGGCGTTGCCTTCGCTGCGGCCTTACCGGAGCTGCCCTTCGCGTGTGGCCTGGGCACCATTGAGCTCTTCGACGGCGACGTGGTGGCTGATTCCCTTGTGCCACAACAAGGCTCACTGCGCACCCGACAAATCACCCCCGGGCCGATGTTGCTCGAGCGCTGGGGCGCATCCCCGGATCGGCAGCACTGGTGGCGATCACGCATCGCGGCTGCGTACGAATACCTGTAG
- a CDS encoding 1,4-dihydroxy-2-naphthoyl-CoA synthase, with the protein MSEQSTPQSPESTDNPFRPEMWDEVEGFDFTDITYHRAKDLGCVRIAFDRPEVLNAFRPHTVDELYRALDHARRTPDVGVVLLTGNGPGPEGTGAAGKWSFCSGGDQRIRGRSGYQYAQGETADTVDERRVKAEGGRLHILEVQRLIRTMPKVVIAVIGGWAAGGGHSLHVVCDLTIASREHARFKQTDADVGSFDAGYGSAYLAKMVGQKFAREIFFLGRTYTGEDMHRMGAVNIVADHAQLEDEALQAAREIMGKSPQAQRMLKFAFNLTDDGLMGQQVFAGEATRLAYMTDEAVEGRDQFLEKRDPDWSPFPWYF; encoded by the coding sequence GTGAGCGAGCAGAGCACCCCCCAGAGCCCCGAGAGCACTGACAACCCGTTCCGGCCGGAGATGTGGGACGAGGTCGAGGGCTTCGACTTCACCGACATCACCTACCACCGGGCCAAGGATCTGGGCTGCGTCCGTATTGCCTTCGATCGTCCGGAGGTGCTCAACGCCTTCCGTCCGCACACCGTTGATGAGCTCTACCGCGCCCTCGATCACGCGCGTCGTACGCCGGACGTCGGCGTCGTGTTGCTCACTGGCAATGGTCCCGGCCCGGAGGGCACCGGTGCAGCCGGCAAGTGGTCGTTCTGCTCCGGCGGCGATCAGCGCATCCGCGGCCGCTCCGGTTACCAGTATGCGCAGGGCGAGACGGCCGACACCGTCGACGAGCGCCGCGTCAAGGCCGAGGGCGGACGCCTGCACATTCTCGAAGTGCAGCGTCTGATCCGCACCATGCCGAAGGTCGTCATCGCCGTGATCGGCGGTTGGGCGGCCGGTGGTGGCCACTCGCTCCACGTCGTCTGCGACCTCACCATCGCCTCCCGCGAGCACGCGCGCTTCAAGCAGACCGACGCGGACGTGGGCTCCTTCGACGCCGGCTACGGCTCGGCCTACCTGGCCAAGATGGTCGGCCAGAAGTTCGCCCGCGAGATCTTCTTCCTCGGCCGCACCTACACCGGCGAGGACATGCACCGCATGGGCGCCGTCAACATCGTCGCCGACCACGCCCAGCTCGAGGACGAAGCGCTGCAGGCGGCGCGCGAAATCATGGGCAAGTCGCCCCAGGCCCAGCGGATGCTGAAGTTCGCCTTCAACCTCACCGACGACGGGCTCATGGGCCAGCAGGTCTTCGCCGGCGAAGCGACGCGCCTGGCGTACATGACCGACGAGGCGGTCGAGGGCCGCGACCAGTTCCTGGAGAAGCGCGACCCCGACTGGTCACCCTTCCCCTGGTACTTCTGA
- a CDS encoding ABC transporter ATP-binding protein has protein sequence MGAYIEAVGLAKRYGDHQAVDNVDLSIEQGSFFGIIGPNGAGKTTLLEIMEGIRQPDSGTARIAGLDVWPRNTELLPKIGVQFQGSAFFPKLTAAEQIQTFADLYGAPLQRCEELLDQFGLTEKANTRTQDLSGGQAQRLSIACSLVHDPELVFLDEPTAALDPQARRNLWDTLRQINREGRTVVLTTHSMEEAETLCDRVAIMDHGKILTVDSPRALIAQIDAPHRITVEQGVLSAANAQALPGVSQVEEEREQLTMITDDPAAVLTALAQQDALAGVGVAGASLEDVFLDLTGREYRA, from the coding sequence ATGGGGGCATACATCGAGGCCGTCGGCCTGGCCAAGAGGTACGGAGATCATCAAGCCGTCGACAACGTCGACCTGAGCATCGAGCAGGGGTCGTTCTTCGGCATCATCGGCCCGAACGGCGCAGGTAAGACCACGCTGCTGGAGATCATGGAAGGCATCCGCCAACCCGACTCCGGCACGGCCCGCATCGCCGGCCTGGACGTCTGGCCCCGCAACACCGAACTGTTGCCCAAGATCGGGGTGCAGTTCCAGGGTTCGGCCTTCTTCCCGAAGCTGACCGCGGCCGAGCAGATTCAGACCTTCGCCGACCTGTACGGCGCTCCGTTGCAGCGGTGCGAGGAACTGCTGGACCAGTTCGGCCTCACCGAGAAGGCGAACACGCGCACCCAGGACCTTTCCGGTGGTCAGGCGCAACGGCTGTCCATCGCGTGCTCCTTGGTGCACGACCCCGAACTGGTGTTCCTCGACGAACCCACGGCCGCGCTCGATCCGCAGGCGCGACGCAATCTGTGGGACACCCTGCGCCAGATCAACCGTGAGGGGCGCACCGTCGTCCTCACCACCCATTCCATGGAAGAGGCCGAGACGCTGTGTGATCGCGTCGCGATCATGGACCACGGCAAGATCCTCACCGTCGACAGCCCGCGGGCGCTGATCGCCCAGATCGATGCACCGCACCGGATCACGGTCGAGCAAGGAGTGCTGTCAGCGGCCAATGCCCAGGCGCTGCCCGGAGTTTCGCAGGTCGAGGAAGAGCGCGAACAACTCACGATGATCACCGATGATCCAGCCGCCGTGCTCACCGCCTTGGCGCAGCAAGACGCGTTGGCCGGTGTGGGCGTCGCTGGCGCCAGCCTCGAAGACGTCTTCCTCGACCTCACCGGACGGGAGTACCGCGCATGA
- a CDS encoding ABC transporter permease, giving the protein MSTMLDERTSAPTAQHQPQRAFRALGKAQWKAFIRDKETLFWLLAFPLMFLLLFGFINSGSGDRTSKSDVITVGEVQFVKQLPADARKQFDELFDTEPAKSRDDALEKLRKGSTDAVLEQSGNRLILHYSSADQVKAATVRGTMNSFVDGTNIAVAGVQPTYQLASQQVEDSSLQPIQYLTPGLLGFALAMGGTFGGALTLVAWRKTQLLRRMRLTPTSPWAMVASRVVVSVIIALLQFVAFVTVARLLFGLQLTGAWWMALPLVLCGTLVFMAIGLIAGAISKTEEAASGLANLIVLPMSFLGGSFIPLEFAPDWLKTVANILPMGHLTNGLMDVMVRGEGPSAALLPMAILLGFAAVFTLIAAKVFRWED; this is encoded by the coding sequence ATGAGCACCATGCTGGACGAGCGCACGTCCGCCCCGACCGCCCAGCATCAACCCCAGCGCGCGTTCCGGGCTCTCGGCAAAGCGCAGTGGAAGGCGTTCATCCGCGACAAGGAGACGCTCTTCTGGTTGCTGGCCTTCCCGCTGATGTTCTTGCTGCTCTTCGGTTTCATCAACAGTGGTTCGGGCGATCGCACCAGCAAGTCGGACGTCATCACCGTCGGCGAGGTGCAATTCGTCAAGCAGTTGCCAGCCGACGCACGCAAACAGTTCGACGAACTCTTCGACACCGAACCTGCCAAGAGCCGCGACGACGCCCTGGAGAAGTTGCGCAAGGGCTCAACGGACGCCGTCCTCGAACAGTCGGGCAACCGGCTGATCCTGCACTACTCCAGCGCTGATCAGGTCAAGGCGGCGACGGTGCGCGGCACCATGAACTCCTTCGTCGACGGTACGAACATCGCCGTCGCAGGCGTGCAACCGACCTATCAGTTGGCTTCACAGCAGGTGGAGGACAGTTCGCTGCAGCCCATCCAGTACCTCACCCCAGGACTCCTCGGATTCGCGCTCGCGATGGGCGGCACCTTCGGCGGCGCGCTCACCCTCGTCGCATGGCGCAAGACTCAACTGCTGCGACGGATGCGCCTGACGCCCACCAGCCCGTGGGCGATGGTGGCCTCACGAGTGGTCGTGTCGGTGATCATCGCGCTGCTGCAGTTCGTGGCCTTCGTGACCGTGGCCAGGCTGCTGTTCGGGTTGCAACTCACCGGCGCATGGTGGATGGCCCTGCCGCTCGTGCTGTGCGGAACGCTGGTCTTCATGGCCATCGGACTCATCGCCGGCGCGATCTCCAAGACCGAGGAAGCCGCGTCCGGCCTGGCCAATCTCATCGTCCTGCCGATGTCCTTCCTGGGGGGCTCGTTCATCCCGCTGGAGTTCGCCCCGGACTGGCTGAAGACCGTGGCCAACATCCTTCCTATGGGCCACCTGACCAACGGGCTGATGGACGTCATGGTGCGCGGAGAAGGGCCGTCGGCAGCGCTGCTGCCGATGGCGATCCTGCTCGGCTTCGCCGCTGTGTTCACGCTCATCGCGGCAAAGGTCTTCCGCTGGGAGGACTGA
- a CDS encoding cold-shock protein: MPSGKVKFFDAEKGFGFVSGDDGKDVFLPSSALPDGLTALKSGTRLEYSVAEGRRGAQALSVKLLDPAPSLAARHRKPADDMAIIVEDLIKLLDCVGNGLRHGRYPDKSHATKVASVLRAVADNLEV, encoded by the coding sequence GTGCCCAGCGGCAAGGTGAAGTTCTTCGATGCGGAGAAGGGTTTCGGTTTCGTCTCCGGCGACGACGGCAAGGACGTCTTCCTTCCCTCCAGTGCCCTTCCCGACGGACTGACCGCGCTCAAGAGCGGCACCCGCCTGGAGTACTCGGTGGCCGAAGGACGCCGCGGCGCGCAGGCCCTGTCGGTGAAGTTGCTCGACCCTGCCCCGTCGCTGGCTGCGCGGCACCGCAAGCCCGCCGACGACATGGCGATCATCGTCGAAGACCTCATCAAGCTGCTCGACTGTGTGGGCAACGGTTTGCGCCACGGCCGTTACCCCGACAAGTCGCACGCCACCAAGGTCGCCTCCGTGCTGCGCGCGGTTGCCGACAACCTCGAGGTCTGA
- a CDS encoding DUF3027 domain-containing protein has protein sequence MGTEEATVVTKPRKAAKRSAAPKADKVLLDAVDLAREAALSIATPNAVGEHEGAVMLGERLAMHYFTCTNKGYHGWRWAIAVARAPRAKVATVCETNLLPGDEALLSPEWVPYDQRLAPGDVGPGDVLPYIADDPNLEPGFEATGEEDVDQMAFFELGLGRTRVLSREGRESAAQRWYDGDNGPGAAVATQAKGNCSSCGYFLPMAGVLRQSFGVCANEWSSDDGRVVSLDHGCGAHSEVHEAPSRPEPIDPPVLDDFAIDIEAASESS, from the coding sequence ATGGGCACCGAAGAAGCGACCGTGGTGACGAAGCCGCGCAAGGCCGCGAAGCGCTCCGCCGCCCCCAAGGCCGACAAGGTGTTGCTCGACGCTGTCGACCTCGCGCGCGAGGCTGCGCTGTCGATCGCGACGCCCAATGCGGTGGGTGAGCACGAGGGCGCAGTGATGCTCGGTGAGCGCCTCGCGATGCACTACTTCACCTGCACCAACAAGGGCTACCACGGTTGGCGTTGGGCGATCGCGGTGGCGCGTGCACCACGAGCCAAGGTCGCAACCGTCTGCGAGACCAACCTGCTCCCCGGTGATGAGGCGTTGTTGTCACCGGAGTGGGTGCCCTACGACCAGCGCTTGGCGCCGGGCGATGTCGGCCCCGGTGATGTGTTGCCCTACATCGCCGACGACCCCAACCTCGAGCCTGGTTTCGAAGCCACCGGCGAAGAGGACGTCGACCAGATGGCCTTCTTCGAACTCGGTCTCGGACGCACCCGGGTGCTCTCGCGCGAAGGCCGCGAGAGTGCCGCGCAGCGCTGGTACGACGGCGACAACGGCCCGGGCGCGGCAGTCGCTACCCAGGCCAAGGGCAACTGCAGCAGCTGCGGCTACTTCCTGCCGATGGCGGGCGTCCTGCGCCAGAGCTTCGGCGTCTGCGCCAACGAATGGTCCTCCGACGACGGACGCGTGGTCTCCCTCGACCACGGCTGCGGCGCGCACAGCGAGGTGCACGAAGCGCCGAGCAGGCCCGAGCCCATCGACCCTCCGGTGCTCGACGACTTCGCGATCGACATCGAGGCTGCGTCCGAATCGTCCTGA
- the zwf gene encoding glucose-6-phosphate dehydrogenase translates to MSERPTTIVLFGATGDLARRKLLPGLLHLWRSGLLNDVRIVGTSLEDHTRESFIEFAKKAVDEFASRKDEASNGFDQFVDRLYFVRSDAGPDALKAVVAEAEEGYEGDERPRRLHYLSVPPKAALSVIKEIQQAGLAERSRVVMEKPFGVDLATAVELNRELHEVFAEEQIFRIDHFLGKEAALNILAFRFANGLFEPIWHRNFIDHIQIDVPETLGLETRANFYEATGAYRDMVVTHLFQVLAFTAMEPPTSLESQAITEEKNKVFRSMMPIQPENVVRGQFHGYRDLEGVAPESETETFIALKCYIDNWRWAGVPFYLRTGKRMAEGKRIISIAFKEPPKSMFPSGSGVSQHGPDHLTFDLADKSRMSLSFYGKRPGTGFRLDKLSMQFEMQESQSRTAALEAYERLIYDAVRGDHTLFTTSDGIERLWEVSQPLLDNAPPVRPYAQGSWGPNQIHQLVAPTAWRLPFERQWRDLEPDKG, encoded by the coding sequence ATGTCGGAACGCCCCACAACCATCGTCCTGTTCGGTGCGACCGGAGACCTCGCCCGACGCAAACTGCTGCCGGGGCTGCTGCACCTGTGGCGCAGCGGCCTGCTCAACGACGTCCGGATCGTCGGCACCTCGCTGGAAGATCACACCCGGGAGAGCTTCATCGAGTTCGCCAAGAAGGCGGTCGACGAGTTCGCCTCCCGCAAGGACGAGGCCAGCAACGGCTTCGACCAGTTCGTCGACCGCCTCTACTTCGTACGTAGCGACGCCGGCCCGGACGCGCTCAAGGCCGTGGTCGCCGAAGCCGAGGAAGGCTACGAAGGGGACGAACGTCCCCGTCGCCTGCACTACCTGAGCGTGCCGCCCAAAGCTGCGCTGTCGGTGATCAAGGAGATCCAGCAGGCCGGCCTGGCCGAACGCAGCCGCGTCGTCATGGAGAAGCCCTTCGGTGTCGACCTGGCCACCGCCGTCGAGCTCAACCGCGAGTTGCACGAGGTCTTCGCAGAGGAGCAGATCTTCCGCATCGACCACTTCCTGGGCAAGGAAGCAGCGCTCAACATCTTGGCGTTCCGCTTCGCCAATGGTCTGTTCGAGCCGATCTGGCATCGCAACTTCATCGACCACATCCAGATCGACGTCCCCGAGACGCTCGGCTTGGAGACCCGCGCCAACTTCTACGAGGCCACTGGCGCATACCGCGACATGGTGGTGACCCACCTCTTCCAGGTGTTGGCGTTCACCGCCATGGAGCCGCCCACTTCCCTTGAATCGCAGGCGATCACCGAGGAGAAGAACAAGGTCTTCCGGTCGATGATGCCGATCCAGCCGGAGAACGTCGTCCGCGGACAGTTCCACGGCTATCGCGACCTGGAGGGCGTCGCCCCGGAGTCGGAGACCGAGACCTTCATCGCGTTGAAGTGCTACATCGACAACTGGCGCTGGGCCGGGGTGCCGTTCTACCTCCGTACCGGAAAGCGGATGGCGGAAGGTAAGCGGATCATCTCGATCGCCTTCAAGGAGCCCCCGAAGTCGATGTTCCCCAGCGGCTCCGGCGTCAGCCAGCACGGGCCCGACCACCTCACCTTCGACCTGGCCGACAAGTCGCGAATGTCGTTGTCGTTCTACGGAAAACGACCGGGCACCGGATTCCGGCTCGACAAACTCTCGATGCAGTTCGAGATGCAGGAGAGCCAGAGCAGGACCGCTGCGCTGGAGGCCTACGAACGCCTCATCTACGACGCCGTGCGAGGCGACCACACGTTGTTCACCACCTCCGACGGCATCGAGCGGTTGTGGGAGGTCAGCCAGCCACTGCTGGACAACGCACCGCCGGTGCGTCCGTACGCGCAGGGGTCGTGGGGCCCCAACCAGATCCACCAGCTGGTTGCACCGACAGCGTGGCGGCTGCCCTTCGAGCGTCAGTGGCGCGACCTGGAGCCCGACAAGGGCTGA
- a CDS encoding sensor histidine kinase — protein MSTTHQTIQRPPRPRVVLRRTPRDLAYLMLSWPAALVGFVVVASLMGLVSSIVLAPVAVPLALIVASWSAQVERILLRRFQGVTDAEGYYLPSPPDAGVLAKAMTIVRDPQRWLDVIWAVVGWIVATITWIVAFTVWATALGLLLWPAWGWALPDNGDGSLAALVFGAETFWTQAVIEMSFGIVLLWVAPWITVGMARLQGMASRAILSSRSRQQVIEQLRVSRDAGRSAESEQLARLERDIHDGPQQRLVRLKLDLARIERQLGPESPAAQALRDAIISTQETLDELRALSRGIAPPTLTELGLVAAVRQAATRPVVPVSVSTNLPEQPGVLPPHTEQAAYYVVSEALTNVAKHSQARNAYVELNADGRDLVVAVTDDGIGGAEFGKGSGLAGLAERLRSVDGQLTVDSPAGGPTTLLARMPHGRRTHADRDR, from the coding sequence ATGTCGACGACACACCAGACGATCCAGCGCCCGCCGCGTCCGCGGGTCGTGCTTCGTCGCACCCCGCGTGACCTGGCCTACTTGATGTTGTCGTGGCCGGCTGCGCTGGTCGGTTTCGTCGTGGTGGCGAGCCTGATGGGTCTGGTGAGCAGCATCGTCCTCGCACCGGTTGCAGTGCCACTCGCCCTGATCGTCGCGTCGTGGAGCGCCCAGGTCGAACGCATCCTGTTGCGACGTTTTCAAGGTGTGACGGACGCCGAGGGTTACTACCTGCCGTCCCCACCCGACGCGGGAGTGCTGGCGAAGGCGATGACCATCGTCCGCGATCCGCAGCGTTGGCTCGATGTCATCTGGGCCGTCGTCGGGTGGATCGTGGCAACGATCACCTGGATCGTCGCGTTCACGGTGTGGGCCACTGCGCTGGGTCTGCTGTTGTGGCCGGCGTGGGGTTGGGCGTTGCCGGACAACGGTGACGGCTCGCTGGCCGCGCTCGTCTTCGGGGCGGAGACGTTCTGGACGCAGGCGGTCATCGAGATGTCGTTCGGCATCGTCCTGCTGTGGGTGGCGCCGTGGATCACGGTGGGCATGGCCCGTCTGCAGGGCATGGCATCTCGGGCGATCCTGTCGAGCCGGTCGCGGCAGCAGGTGATCGAGCAGTTGCGGGTCAGTCGTGATGCCGGGCGTTCGGCGGAGTCGGAGCAGTTGGCGCGGTTGGAGCGTGACATCCATGACGGACCGCAGCAGCGGCTGGTGCGGTTGAAGCTCGATCTGGCTCGTATCGAACGCCAGCTCGGCCCGGAATCACCTGCAGCACAAGCACTTCGGGACGCCATCATCAGCACCCAGGAGACTCTGGACGAATTGCGTGCGCTCTCGCGTGGCATTGCCCCGCCCACGTTGACCGAGCTCGGGTTGGTCGCGGCCGTGCGGCAGGCAGCCACTCGTCCGGTGGTCCCGGTGTCGGTGAGTACCAACCTGCCCGAACAGCCCGGGGTGCTCCCGCCGCACACCGAGCAAGCCGCGTACTACGTGGTGAGCGAGGCGCTCACGAATGTCGCCAAGCACAGCCAGGCCCGCAACGCGTACGTCGAACTCAACGCCGACGGTCGCGACCTCGTGGTCGCCGTGACCGACGACGGCATCGGCGGTGCGGAGTTCGGTAAGGGCAGCGGGTTGGCGGGTCTGGCCGAGCGGCTACGTTCGGTGGACGGCCAACTCACCGTTGATTCCCCGGCAGGCGGGCCGACCACGCTGCTGGCCCGGATGCCCCACGGACGGAGAACCCATGCGGATCGTGATCGCTGA
- a CDS encoding response regulator transcription factor, producing MRIVIADDSTLLREGVQLILTDAGHDVVAGVGDAPSLVEAALRERPDLVITDVRMPPHGKDDGLRAAVQIRQSWPQARIMVLSQYVVQAYADQLLASGAEGVGYLLKDRIGDIDEFLAAVEQVASGGTVLDPQVVSQLMTRATDPVQSLTPREREVLELMAQGLSNGSIAARLFVTGGAVEKHTQRIFAKLNLSPDDSAGHRRVLAVLAYLRGAQS from the coding sequence ATGCGGATCGTGATCGCTGACGACTCCACACTGTTGCGCGAAGGCGTCCAACTGATCCTCACCGATGCCGGTCACGATGTCGTGGCCGGCGTCGGCGATGCGCCCAGCCTCGTCGAGGCGGCGCTGCGGGAGCGTCCTGATCTGGTGATCACCGACGTCCGCATGCCTCCGCACGGCAAGGACGACGGACTGCGGGCCGCAGTGCAGATCAGGCAGTCCTGGCCGCAGGCCCGCATCATGGTGCTTTCGCAGTATGTCGTCCAGGCCTATGCCGACCAACTGCTGGCCTCGGGCGCCGAAGGGGTGGGCTACCTGCTCAAGGACCGGATCGGCGACATCGACGAGTTCCTGGCTGCGGTCGAGCAGGTCGCCTCCGGAGGCACGGTGCTCGACCCGCAGGTCGTCTCCCAGCTCATGACCCGCGCCACCGATCCCGTCCAGTCGTTGACGCCGCGGGAGCGGGAGGTGCTCGAACTCATGGCCCAGGGGCTCTCGAACGGTTCGATCGCGGCCCGACTCTTCGTGACCGGGGGAGCGGTGGAGAAGCACACCCAACGCATCTTCGCCAAGCTCAACCTCTCACCGGACGACTCGGCTGGTCACCGCAGAGTGCTGGCGGTGCTGGCCTACCTGCGCGGCGCGCAGTCCTGA
- a CDS encoding DUF2530 domain-containing protein, with translation MTEHSRESVEPIKVDMQRVTLLGIVGWAIALAVILLVPSLHEGERDWWPWVPVYGIVLGLLGYVYVRRGRGNASAA, from the coding sequence GTGACGGAACACTCTCGGGAATCGGTCGAACCCATCAAGGTCGACATGCAGCGGGTGACGCTTCTCGGCATCGTCGGCTGGGCGATCGCACTCGCGGTCATCCTGCTCGTCCCGAGCCTGCACGAGGGTGAGCGCGACTGGTGGCCCTGGGTGCCGGTCTACGGCATCGTCCTGGGGCTGCTGGGTTATGTCTACGTGCGCCGTGGACGCGGCAACGCCTCTGCCGCCTGA